Below is a genomic region from Patagioenas fasciata isolate bPatFas1 chromosome 5, bPatFas1.hap1, whole genome shotgun sequence.
CCAGCCAGGGCTACAGCCACCATCTGACTCCAGTTCAACACCAGTGCCAGTGAAGGTGCTGTGGGTACCACCAGTTCCCAGTTCGGTTTAGATAAGCGTGGCCATACAGTGCGGCGTAGGAAAGGATGCTGGTTTGGATGGCTCCTGAAGGATGTAGCTGCAGCAAGTGGTGGTGGCTTCTAATGTGCATTTGGGGTTTCATCCCTGTGCAAAAATGCTGAGGAAAACAAGCTGGTAatcaatattttgttatttttaacgtTGAGCTGTGTTACCCAGGGAGGCTGTAAGCTGAAAGGTGCTGAGTCAGGCAACTCTGCTGGGATCCGGGCTGGATGGTGCATGGGCACAGCCTGAAATAGGTGTAGTCCGGGGCTTAAGGTAAGCCAAAACTCCAGATACTTTCTGCGAGGAAGGAAGCGTGCTAGTACAAGGAAATTACAAGAGCAGATACTAAGAACTGGTCTGCAACCATATGAAATTAAAATGCAATAAGAGAAGTTgctagagcccaacagatgagggttttttctcctgttctgGTTTGAGCAGTTGTAGACAAAAACCCAAACGCTTCACTGCTGGAAGGGAAGAAAGACCCCCTGGTCTTTTCCCCGCAACTCCTGGAACTCAGCCATGCTGGTGAACGTGGCATGGACAGGTGGGAGAAGGTGAAAATGAGTACCACTTCATCTGTCATTGCCACAAGTTAGTTTCTTGTGGGTGATGTCTACGGTGGCGAATAAACTTTGCTGTATTTATCACTGCAGCTCTGTTAACCTTGTTCTGGCAGCACTATTCAAACACCATTGTGCACAAATCCGCTCTGTCACAAACACTACAATCCTACAGCCAAAAGTGTTTCCATTCTCACGTATCTGAGCAAAACCCTTTCAGTTGCCCAGGCCTGCTGATGGTTTCAAACAGCCTGCTTTTATTTCCCTAGCAATCGATGAGTACAAGCCCCTGGATGCCACCACAAACCCGTCTCTGATCCTGGCTGCCGCTCAGATGCCAGCTTACCAGGAACTTGTGGATGATGCCGTTGCCTATGGGAAAAAACTTGGCGGGTAAGTAAAGCGGTTTTTTTAATCTCGGTAGATCTATATTTAAATTGCCTTATTTGTACAAACAGCGGTTAGTACTACTAGCAGAGTACTGGGGTTTTCTCCTCGTGTACTCATAGGTGTATCTCCTGCCCCAAAAAGCCTCAGTGCTTAAAGAAAACTTGTCATGGTTTCAGATGTGCTTTGAAGAAGCGCATCTGCATTTACCGGTTCTCATGTGGCCGCCTAGGTCTGCTCAGGAAAACACAGGAGGAAATGCTATCCAAGGGATAATGCTGCTGGTGGAGCACAGAGAGCAGAACATAaacctggagcagagcagaagtGGCTATTTGAACTCTGGAATTTAATGTTAAATGGGCCGTGAAACTGGATCTTCCACTCCATGGCAAGGtggaaatgtactttttttttccccccatgtgaCAGATTTCACTCTTTGTGGTTTTCAGGTCAGAAGAAGAGCAGATCAAAAATGCCTGTGACAaactttttgtgttgtttggaGCTGAGATACTGAAGAGGATACCTGGCCGCGTGTCCACAGAAGTAGATGCAAGGTTGGCTCTTCTTCCTCTGGGTTACCCTGGATATTTGTACATACGAAAACAGACACGATGTGACTTGGAGAAAGATGTTCTTGACTCAACAGCTCACTAAGGCCAGCAAGAGTTTCTATTGTTaatatttgtttaattaaaatatgGATATTACCCAGTTTGCTTGGTGACAAAACTTTACAAAAACAAGACTGAGGTTGGATTTTTGTAACCTTCTTGTTCCTTAAGCAAGGGCAACCTCGCATTTCCTGTATACTTAAAAGTTTTGCTCATTCTCTTCTGTATAATAATGTCTCCTCAGTTTACCAAGATATCTGTTGTAACAGTTTGCTCTCAATCCAGGGAGTATCTCAGAACAAAAACCTACTATTGGCATATAAATCCTGATAAAACAGGACAATGTTTTTCAATGGGGTTTGAGGGGGAGCATTTAAAGTAAAAAGTCAAGTTTTAAGCAGTGCTGCTCTTGTTTCAAAGGTTGTCCTTTGATAAGGAAGGAATGATTCAGAGGGCCAGGCGCCTCATTGACCTTTATAAGGAAGCAGGGATTGGTAAAGACCGTATTCTCATAAAGCTCTCTTCAACCTGGGAAGGAATCCAGGCTGGCAAGTAAGTGTGTGGGTACCTGCTCTGCTGATTCACAGCACATTCCGCCTGTTCACAAACACATTTCAAGCACTGTTACTAGGGCTACAGCAAGGTGCTCTGCTACAGCTTTCTGTTGAAGGAGGAAAAGCGTGGTCATACAAGGGCCAAGCCACAAACGGAGTTTCCTGAAATCTGATGCTAAGTCGTCTGGATTTGGTTCAAGGAACAGCATCAAATAAAGCAGAGTCTGCCAGCGCAAAACATCTGCTGTCAGCTTAAAACTTTAAAGTTTATAAACTGTACCGCATTGCTAATCTAATTCAAAAAATTCAGTAGTTTCACCTACTAGCTTGTTTCTAGAACGTAGATTTGCTGTTTCAAGGCAGCCTCTGTCCGCAGGGTCCTGGAAGCTGAGTACGGGATTCACTGCAACATGACCTTGCTGTTCTCCTTTGCTCAGGCCGTTGCCTGTGCCGAAGCTGGAGTGACTCTGATCTCCCCGTTCGTAGGACGGATCCTGGATTGGTATGTTGCAAACGGAGACAAGAAAACCTACGAGCCTTCTGAGGATCCAGGTCAGCTTTCCttttaacatgtattttaaaaccaCTATAGCTACTCATTCCAACTGCAGTTTACTCATATAAACCCTCTTATAAAAATGGTTTTGAGCACGTTCTAAATCATTTTTAGGCGTGAAGAGTGTCACTAAGATCTATAACTACTACAAAAAGTTCGGCTACAAAACTATCGTGATGGGAGCTTCGTTTCGAAATACGGGAGAAATAAAAGCACTCACAGGCTGTGACTATCTCACCATCTCACCCAAGCTGTTGGCAGAGCTCAGCAAAGAGCACGTCAAGTTAACTCCCATGCTCAGCATCAAAGAGGGTAAGTCCACAATAGTCCACTTCTGCGTGGCAGGGGCTTGCTCAGGCTCCTTGAACGTTGAGTACGCAGTTCCGCTCGGCTCTCTGGTGTTTGCTTCCATTCTGCTTTACAGATAATTCTTGACCTCTGAAGGAAATACGGTACTCAGTACCACAGTTGAGTGCAGAGAGATGCCTGGGATGAAATGTTCCTGAATATTAGCAAAGACGCCAAGCCTGGTTTAACCTTCTGTTAATATTGTGTCAGTGATGCAGTTAGCTCTGGGCATGCCAAAAGGTGTGTTTTCCCTCCAGAAACTCTAGAAATTAATCCTTTGCAAGACCAAGTGATTTGATCTAGCAGTACT
It encodes:
- the TALDO1 gene encoding transaldolase, with the translated sequence MSVSPVKRQKMESVLDQLKHHTTVVADTGDFNAIDEYKPLDATTNPSLILAAAQMPAYQELVDDAVAYGKKLGGSEEEQIKNACDKLFVLFGAEILKRIPGRVSTEVDARLSFDKEGMIQRARRLIDLYKEAGIGKDRILIKLSSTWEGIQAGKVLEAEYGIHCNMTLLFSFAQAVACAEAGVTLISPFVGRILDWYVANGDKKTYEPSEDPGVKSVTKIYNYYKKFGYKTIVMGASFRNTGEIKALTGCDYLTISPKLLAELSKEHVKLTPMLSIKEAQACDLEKIHLDEKAFRWHHNEDQMAVEKLSDGIRKFAADAIKLETMLKERMFSAENGK